From the genome of Kluyveromyces lactis strain NRRL Y-1140 chromosome F complete sequence:
CGTTACTTGGCACAACAGATTGTAGTTCGTCGGCTGATAACGGTATCAATTTCTTATCAAGTTCGTGTTTAGTCGATAAGTGAAGTACCATCGATTCAATTTCGAAAGACGCGTTTATATCGGTCTTCAAACGCTTGTAGAATAGGAAATATTCGAATTGCTCTTTCGTCAACACTTGGGATCCCGTTACTTTACATACAATTCCTCGATTCCTGTGTCGTTGTCTCATCAACTTCGCTCTGAAATAATTGACGCTGGTCTCGCTAGTAGTGAAGCATTGGTACCGTTGACCTCTATTGAGCCAAAACGGCAGCTTATCAATGTTGACCATTCCAACAACTTCTGCCAGACAATTTTTCACTGCAATTTGGCCATCACCGTCCTCAAATTCACGCCACAACTGGACGTCTCTTATCACAGTGTTATGACCCACATTAAGCCTCAAGataagttctttttctagTGTCATAGGTTCATCGCGCAACTCTCCAGGTCCAATTCCCCTAATACCAGGCCTACCGAGGTCTTCTTTCACGTTTGCTACTTTCACTtaacaatttgaaactgaCCAGACAATGTATTCACCTCCTTTATAGTCTTAGTTTCCCTGTATATGAAAGTCCGCCGTTGTATTGTGGTTCACGGTGCAAAAGCTTAGCTTATATCCATTGTTACCATACgaatcttttttctctcGACGCTTTCACGGCTCCAAACAAAATGCTTTCAGTTTTCaacattgaaataaagtgaaggcaaagaaaaaaaatgttaTTGCTCAACGTAATTGAACAATAGACAGCCAGAAGTTGGAAGTGGTTAGAGACTACAGAGGCTAGAGAGTACCGTTTTGGATCACATCAGACTCTAAGTTTTGAAAACGGGAAAAGGGAGGTcatctcttttttttttttgatttcctTCTCATCATGTCGACGTTACAACCTTCTGCGTTGAATAAGAAGAGCAAACGAGTTTATAGCGTTGCTAGGGTGTATCAGGATGCTTGTGAGAAACGCCCTCAAGAGTACTGGGATTATGAACAATGCGTGATG
Proteins encoded in this window:
- the SLD7 gene encoding Sld7p (similar to uniprot|O00023 Saccharomyces cerevisiae YOR060C Protein required for cell viability), which gives rise to MTLEKELILRLNVGHNTVIRDVQLWREFEDGDGQIAVKNCLAEVVGMVNIDKLPFWLNRGQRYQCFTTSETSVNYFRAKLMRQRHRNRGIVCKVTGSQVLTKEQFEYFLFYKRLKTDINASFEIESMVLHLSTKHELDKKLIPLSADELQSVVPSNAGATMSIESILEKNKRQRILKSNSLNKQVLLNDQQQQFMSLLSQCILSGLRLRGVHRTQHEKLYKMTYKASEFAFRDELRETEPISFESIQDCVETLLKLFTKT